GTTAATATATATCCTACAGTTTATGATGCTATAGAAAAATATAGTTCTAAAATAAGAACTTTTAGTTATTTTATTGAGTCACATACTGTCTCTCTCAGATGGAATAATATAGGAGAAGATAAAGAATTATTAAAAGGAATCGAAGAAGTAAAACCTGATATAATATACGATATGCATGAAGATTCAATAACCTTAAGACTTTCTTATTATATAGGTAAAAAAGTTAATAAACCAGTTATCAAGCTTCTTCATGATGAGCCTTTTAGATATTCCTTTGGAAGAGGATATAGAAAATTTTTAGGACTCAAAGGGCTTGCGTATGATATGATAATGTCAATTTTCTACAAATTTGACAAGAAAGCGTATGAAATAGCAATGAAAGATGGAATCTTGAAAGGTATTGCTGCTGTTTCAGAATCTTCAATTTATTATTCAAAATTAGATGAGATAGCTAAGAATTATGGGACCAGAATAAGAGTATACAAGATAGGTAATGCATTCGATAAAGAAAAAGTCTATAAATTTAGGAAATTAAAAAACAAAGAAAGTTATGCGGTATTCTTCGCTAGATTGGTTCCACAGAAAGGATTAACAGAGTTACCTAAAATAGCAGAAAGATTATCAGCGAAAATTATAGTCTTCGGTAAATTATTCTCGGAAAGTGATAAGAAATACCTTAAATCAAAGAACATAGATTATAGAGGATTTAGGCCAATTGAGGAAGTTTATGAAACAGTAAGTAAAGCGAAAGTTCTTATTTACCCATCTCACCAAGACGGATATTCGTTAGTTGTTTTAGATACTTTAGCATTAGGTACTTCTATCGTAGCCTATAATATACCAGCAATCAAGTTTGTCTATGGTGATCTAAAACCAGTAAAATTAGTTAATGAATACGACTACATTTCCCTTTCCAGGGAAGCCAACAGAGTTTTGCAAATGGATGAAAACGAATACATAAAAGAGCATGAGGAAGAAAAAGTAAAAGAATTTCTAGATTTGCATTCTGACTGGATGAATGTGGCAAAAGAAACAAGAGAATTTCTGAAGGAATTTGTTAATAAGTAAAAAGAGAATAGAATTGCAATATCATTTAATTACTATCGGATAATTTTTATTTGAAATATAAAATATTTTAATTTATTGAAATAGAAATAATAAAAACTAGATAGTTGACAACTTTAAACGGGCCCGCCGGGATTTGAACCCGGGATCTTGGGTTCCGGAGACCCACGCTTTATCCTGGCTAAGCTACGGGCCCTTTAAGTTTATATCGTATTTCAGAATAATAATAATTTGTAGTGAAATGGCTAAGCAGATTACACTTTTTGACTTTACGTTGAAGAAAGAGGAGAAAGAGGCTAAGGAGCCTAGAAAAGAAGAAATTCCTCAGATCATTTCTAATGAAGAGAGAAAAAAGCCTAAAGATTGGATAAGAGAAGCTGAGGAGGGGAAAACTTACTTTCTATTGCAAGTTGATTATGACGGAAAAAAATCTAAGGCTGTTTGTAAACTTTACGATAAAGAGACTCAAAAAATTTACATTCTTTATGATAGTACTAATCATAAGCCTTATTTTCTGACGGATATTGAACCAGAAAAAGTAAACAAAATTTCCAAAATAGTTAGAGATCCTTCCTTTGATCACTTAGAAACAGTAACCAAGATTGACCCTTACACTGGAAATAAAATTAAATTGACAAAAATTGTTGTTAAAGATCCTTTAGCTGTTAGGCGAATGAGAAATGCGGTTCCAAAAGCTTATGAGGCCCACATAAAATACTTTAATAATTACATTTACGATCTAGGTCTTATCCCTGGTTTACCTTATGTTGTAAAGAAGGGAAAGTTAGAACAAGTTAACCCAGAATTAAAAGGAGAAGAAGTGGATGAAATAAAGAAAGCCTTTGCTGATTCAGATGAAATGACAAAAGAAGCTGTTAACGATTGGATTCCAATATTCGAGTCAGAGGTTCCAGATGTTAAGAGAGTAGCAATAGATATTGAAGTCTATACTCCAGTTAAGGGTAGAGTTCCAGATCCAGAAAAGGCAGAATTTCCAATTATAAGTATCTCGTTAGCAAGTAATGACGGATCAAAGAGAGTTTTAGTTCTAACAAGAGAGGATGTCAATTCTCAAATATCAAAACATGACGTAACAGTAGAAGTATTTAAGACAGAGAAAGAATTACTTCAGAGATTCTTTGAGATAATTGTTGATTATCCTTTAGTTCTTACATTTAATGGTGATGATTTTGATATTCCATATATATACTTTAGATCTTTGAAACTCAATTTTAAACCAGAAGATATTCCTTTTGATGTAGTAAACGATGAAGGTAAATACTTAGCCGGAATACATATAGATTTATATAAATTTTTCTTCAATAGAGCAGTAAGAAATTATGCATTTGAAGGTAAATATAGTGAATATAATCTAGATGCTGTAGCTACAGCTTTACTTGGAATGTCGAAAGTAAAACTTGATACTTTAATTAGTTTCTTAGATCTAGATAAATTAATCGAATATAATGCCAGAGACGCTGAAATTACATT
The nucleotide sequence above comes from Sulfurisphaera javensis. Encoded proteins:
- a CDS encoding glycosyltransferase family 4 protein, translated to MNILAIGNVFNPSGVSTHIINVLKSLVKLGDNVILYVPYFLVDNKVEILEDLERAGVNIYPTVYDAIEKYSSKIRTFSYFIESHTVSLRWNNIGEDKELLKGIEEVKPDIIYDMHEDSITLRLSYYIGKKVNKPVIKLLHDEPFRYSFGRGYRKFLGLKGLAYDMIMSIFYKFDKKAYEIAMKDGILKGIAAVSESSIYYSKLDEIAKNYGTRIRVYKIGNAFDKEKVYKFRKLKNKESYAVFFARLVPQKGLTELPKIAERLSAKIIVFGKLFSESDKKYLKSKNIDYRGFRPIEEVYETVSKAKVLIYPSHQDGYSLVVLDTLALGTSIVAYNIPAIKFVYGDLKPVKLVNEYDYISLSREANRVLQMDENEYIKEHEEEKVKEFLDLHSDWMNVAKETREFLKEFVNK